A DNA window from Bacteroides cellulosilyticus contains the following coding sequences:
- a CDS encoding glycoside hydrolase family 2 TIM barrel-domain containing protein, giving the protein MRTVSKLLLSCVMLFTLLPDAALHASDRKTLFDSNWKFHLGIVANAEQPEYNDSRWRVLDLPHDWSVEPLSFQKQGITTGPFSRMSEGDIDTGQTVGGEGWYRKELTLAGSDADKRIVLYFEGVYNQSELWINGKKANYNVYGYTSYRVDITPYLNAPGTPNVIAMKVVNAGRNSRWYAGSGIFRHVWLIKTNKLYLDKWDTFVNASELQKKEAVIKLSTIVHNEGLQNQSGKIGIKIYSPAGNEVFSTSQDVMLSEGTPVATSFSLKKPELWSIDTPVLYTAEVSLSSDGKEYDKISVPFGIRTLSFSAEKGFLLNGKPMKLKGGCIHHDNGLLGAAAIDRAEERKVELMKANGYNAVRCAHNQVSEHFLDACDRLGMLVIHETFDQWQKAKREQDYHQFFDEWSDWDLAASVRRDRNHPSIIMWSIGNEVEQRADEPEGDLISKRLVNTVRKYDTSRFTTIGSNDFWDRRQFSWDKDSYRIFRNLDVAGYNYIWWKYESDHAAYPDRVIYGSESYPKEAAQNWNLVEKHPYVIGDFVWTAIDYLGEAGLAHALYLKEGEHDTQFMGWPWYNGWCGDIDLCGDKKPQSYYRDVLWRERPITMAVHAPVPEGKKEVVNGWGWPNELVSWNWTGCEGKVMKVNVYSRSPKVKLYLNDKLIGEKETGKENYTATFDVPYEPGTLKAVNSKGKEEFVLKTTGDPAAIRLIADRSKIKACKNDLSYVKIELVDKNGNVVPEASLPVKIECTGKGTVIAGGNAAYADMESFRSLTPNTFRGRAIAIVQPDGEKGDIQVKVSAKGLEDASIVITTY; this is encoded by the coding sequence ATGAGAACAGTAAGCAAATTACTTCTTTCTTGTGTGATGTTATTCACATTATTGCCGGACGCTGCGCTTCATGCATCCGACCGGAAGACTCTTTTTGACAGTAACTGGAAATTTCATTTAGGCATCGTAGCCAATGCCGAACAACCGGAATATAATGATAGTCGTTGGAGAGTTCTTGATCTTCCCCATGACTGGAGCGTTGAACCATTGTCTTTTCAAAAACAAGGCATTACTACCGGCCCTTTCTCTCGCATGAGCGAAGGTGACATCGATACGGGACAGACCGTTGGCGGTGAAGGCTGGTACAGAAAAGAACTCACTCTTGCAGGAAGCGATGCTGATAAACGTATTGTCCTCTATTTTGAAGGAGTATACAATCAGTCCGAGCTATGGATCAATGGTAAGAAAGCCAACTACAATGTTTATGGATATACCTCTTATCGTGTAGACATCACTCCTTATCTGAATGCTCCCGGTACTCCGAACGTGATTGCCATGAAAGTGGTGAACGCCGGACGCAATAGTCGCTGGTATGCCGGTTCGGGCATCTTCCGCCATGTATGGTTGATAAAAACAAATAAACTCTATCTGGATAAATGGGATACTTTCGTCAATGCTTCCGAACTGCAGAAAAAGGAAGCTGTGATTAAATTATCTACTATTGTACATAACGAGGGCCTGCAAAATCAATCAGGTAAAATAGGTATTAAAATATATTCGCCTGCCGGAAACGAAGTGTTTTCTACTTCACAGGACGTGATGCTCTCTGAAGGAACTCCGGTGGCCACATCTTTCTCTCTTAAAAAGCCCGAGTTATGGTCAATAGATACCCCTGTGCTCTATACAGCGGAAGTATCCCTCTCTTCAGACGGAAAGGAATATGATAAGATATCTGTTCCTTTTGGTATCCGCACCCTTTCTTTCTCTGCTGAGAAAGGTTTCCTGCTGAATGGTAAGCCGATGAAGCTGAAAGGCGGTTGTATACATCATGATAACGGACTTTTGGGAGCCGCTGCTATTGATCGTGCTGAAGAGCGGAAAGTGGAACTGATGAAAGCTAACGGTTACAATGCCGTCAGATGTGCCCACAATCAAGTATCTGAGCATTTTCTGGATGCTTGCGACAGATTAGGTATGCTGGTGATTCATGAGACCTTTGACCAATGGCAGAAAGCTAAACGCGAGCAGGACTATCATCAGTTCTTCGATGAGTGGAGCGACTGGGATTTGGCTGCATCTGTCCGTCGTGACCGGAATCATCCCTCTATCATTATGTGGAGTATCGGTAACGAGGTAGAGCAACGTGCTGATGAACCTGAGGGAGACTTGATTTCCAAAAGACTGGTGAATACCGTCCGCAAGTACGATACATCCCGTTTCACAACCATCGGTTCCAATGACTTCTGGGACAGACGCCAGTTTAGTTGGGACAAAGATTCCTACCGGATATTCAGGAATTTGGATGTGGCAGGCTACAATTATATCTGGTGGAAATATGAGAGCGATCATGCTGCCTATCCCGATCGTGTGATCTATGGTAGTGAGTCTTATCCGAAAGAAGCTGCCCAGAACTGGAATTTGGTAGAAAAGCATCCTTATGTAATAGGTGATTTCGTGTGGACCGCTATTGACTATCTGGGTGAAGCCGGATTGGCTCATGCCTTGTATCTGAAAGAGGGCGAGCATGATACGCAGTTTATGGGTTGGCCTTGGTATAATGGTTGGTGCGGTGATATTGACCTTTGTGGCGACAAGAAGCCTCAATCTTATTATCGTGATGTGTTGTGGCGCGAGCGTCCCATTACTATGGCAGTCCATGCCCCTGTTCCCGAAGGCAAGAAAGAAGTGGTGAACGGTTGGGGCTGGCCCAATGAGTTGGTGAGTTGGAATTGGACGGGCTGCGAAGGAAAAGTGATGAAAGTAAACGTATACAGCCGTTCTCCGAAAGTGAAACTCTATCTGAACGACAAGCTTATCGGAGAAAAAGAAACGGGTAAAGAGAACTACACAGCTACCTTCGATGTACCCTATGAACCGGGAACTTTGAAAGCAGTGAACTCAAAAGGTAAGGAGGAATTCGTATTAAAGACTACCGGAGACCCTGCGGCTATCCGTTTGATTGCCGACCGCAGTAAAATAAAGGCTTGCAAGAATGATCTTTCCTACGTCAAGATTGAGCTGGTGGACAAGAATGGAAACGTAGTTCCCGAAGCTTCTCTGCCTGTCAAAATCGAATGTACGGGTAAAGGAACCGTCATAGCAGGTGGAAATGCTGCCTATGCCGATATGGAAAGTTTCCGTTCACTTACTCCAAATACATTCAGGGGAAGGGCCATTGCCATCGTTCAGCCTGATGGAGAAAAGGGAGACATACAGGTAAAGGTCTCTGCAAAAGGGTTGGAAGATGCTTCCATAGTAATAACAACCTACTAA
- a CDS encoding LamG-like jellyroll fold domain-containing protein encodes MKNLSIRHGKSSGNKSVLLLTVLALGAGFSSLSAQTNAASDQITAQPAADRIVPFRLSEQGVVRPVEWGLDTAWEDEGNIRRGQGFMETVDIVRVSFRPTDPIVDGDLGADQKEHIQTRLGLLDFVSPKPKLAINSDHPKIDDSYKGNAQAWAQMMDLHTRYFQDAGYEVISVAPFNEPDYTYTGQGTKADFYKIAVELRANPRFENIRICGGNTLNCDEALPWYNYLKEQLDEGNTHQLAGEFNGYADFYETVRKDGKMAMNDEMHNVMEAMVGLEYGLQTGIWWGSAEYARGEFCKISRGGERLAYAEHRPNWTAASVYRSKDGSKVQAFGGVSERQAKTTTYRFVSKEKDVFYDGYGPQREFYLEMPGGISYQDKEQQNAERVVNITWGEDIQPVIDGQYVLINRSTQRAVEITQGNTAEGTNVKTGKFDASKAYQRWYVRPVSSRIGGDFSYFCITSPINGMSFDIWNWSLEDGGNIAIYGASNGSNQQWALEYAGDGWFYIRSRHSALYLEEGEDAFNVQQGTKKGSNDERLQWRLVPAPASKIEIKSLATPTGLTTERQSASVLLKWNKQSDATEYTVLRSETSGGAYEIIARNVKETSFVDHKALAGKSYYYTVKANDNCLNSSPKSQEVTATITDVHALVAHYAFDGDLLDETENLNHGASLKKATFTDGKINKAVQLNGSTEFLQLPTDIANHQNLTVSTWVKWDGGADWQRVFDFGSGEDQYMFLTYSSNIQSLRFAMKNGAEEQALETVLPSPIRIDNWVHLALTIGEAEVRIYVNGELAVSSGDITIRPMDIRPCLNYIGRSQFVSDPMFKGSIDDFRVYNYELSAEDIKKVAQGESVGIITLQISDDELFIGPLPADQKLQVTYTPAQPSGRVSLSIYNMQGVPVLSHEAAGSGVTTLDVSGLPTGLYLLRLVDNNRSVTRKFAVRH; translated from the coding sequence ATGAAGAACCTCAGTATCCGTCATGGAAAATCATCCGGAAACAAATCAGTACTATTACTTACTGTATTAGCATTAGGCGCCGGATTCTCTTCTTTGTCTGCCCAGACAAATGCCGCAAGTGATCAGATAACGGCACAACCTGCTGCTGACCGCATTGTACCTTTCCGCCTCAGTGAACAAGGAGTAGTCCGCCCTGTGGAATGGGGATTGGATACGGCTTGGGAAGATGAGGGAAATATCCGCCGTGGCCAGGGATTTATGGAAACAGTAGATATAGTGCGCGTTTCTTTTCGCCCCACTGATCCCATTGTGGATGGAGATTTGGGAGCTGATCAGAAAGAACATATACAAACACGACTTGGTTTACTGGACTTTGTCTCTCCTAAACCCAAGTTAGCTATAAATAGCGATCACCCTAAGATTGACGATTCTTATAAAGGTAACGCCCAGGCTTGGGCTCAGATGATGGATTTGCATACTCGTTATTTTCAGGATGCAGGATACGAGGTGATTTCAGTGGCTCCATTTAATGAACCGGATTATACCTATACAGGACAAGGCACTAAAGCGGATTTCTATAAGATTGCTGTGGAGTTGAGAGCGAATCCCCGTTTCGAGAATATTCGGATTTGTGGGGGAAATACTCTGAATTGTGATGAAGCACTGCCGTGGTATAACTACCTCAAAGAGCAACTTGATGAGGGAAATACCCATCAGCTTGCCGGTGAATTCAATGGTTACGCTGATTTCTACGAGACGGTTCGCAAGGATGGAAAAATGGCCATGAATGATGAGATGCACAACGTGATGGAGGCGATGGTGGGTCTGGAGTATGGGTTGCAGACCGGTATCTGGTGGGGAAGTGCGGAGTATGCCCGTGGTGAATTCTGCAAGATTAGCCGGGGTGGAGAACGGCTGGCATATGCTGAACATCGTCCTAATTGGACGGCAGCTTCTGTCTATCGGTCTAAGGATGGCAGTAAGGTTCAGGCTTTTGGAGGCGTTTCGGAACGTCAGGCTAAAACGACAACCTATCGTTTTGTATCCAAAGAGAAGGATGTATTCTATGACGGATATGGTCCGCAGCGTGAGTTCTATTTGGAAATGCCCGGAGGAATTTCTTATCAGGACAAAGAACAGCAGAATGCCGAACGGGTGGTCAATATTACTTGGGGAGAAGATATTCAGCCGGTGATAGACGGACAGTATGTACTGATAAACCGGAGTACTCAGCGGGCAGTTGAAATAACCCAGGGCAACACGGCGGAGGGCACCAACGTGAAGACCGGAAAGTTTGACGCTTCCAAGGCTTATCAGCGTTGGTATGTCCGTCCGGTTTCCAGCCGTATCGGTGGAGATTTCAGCTATTTCTGTATTACGTCTCCCATAAATGGGATGTCATTCGACATCTGGAATTGGTCGTTGGAGGACGGTGGGAATATCGCCATCTATGGTGCCAGTAATGGCAGCAATCAGCAGTGGGCATTGGAGTATGCCGGAGATGGATGGTTTTATATCCGTAGTCGCCACAGTGCTTTGTATTTGGAAGAAGGAGAGGACGCTTTCAATGTGCAGCAAGGTACGAAAAAAGGAAGTAATGATGAACGGCTGCAATGGCGTCTGGTACCTGCCCCGGCTTCTAAAATTGAAATCAAATCTTTAGCTACTCCAACCGGACTGACGACGGAAAGGCAATCTGCATCTGTTTTGTTGAAGTGGAACAAACAATCCGATGCTACAGAATACACTGTGCTACGTTCCGAAACATCCGGTGGAGCTTACGAGATCATTGCGCGTAATGTAAAAGAAACCAGTTTTGTAGATCATAAGGCCTTAGCGGGGAAGAGCTATTATTACACGGTGAAAGCCAATGATAATTGTCTGAACAGTTCGCCGAAGTCACAGGAAGTAACTGCCACTATTACTGATGTGCATGCCTTAGTAGCACATTATGCTTTTGATGGAGATTTACTGGACGAGACGGAAAATTTGAATCATGGTGCATCCCTGAAAAAAGCAACGTTTACTGATGGAAAAATAAACAAAGCTGTACAACTTAACGGCTCAACGGAATTTCTGCAATTACCCACGGATATTGCCAATCATCAGAATCTGACAGTTTCTACTTGGGTGAAGTGGGATGGTGGTGCAGACTGGCAACGTGTCTTCGACTTTGGTAGTGGTGAAGATCAATATATGTTCCTTACTTATAGTTCCAATATACAGTCTCTTCGTTTTGCAATGAAAAACGGTGCGGAAGAACAGGCTCTGGAAACCGTTTTACCTTCCCCCATACGCATTGACAATTGGGTACATTTGGCATTAACTATCGGAGAAGCGGAGGTACGGATTTATGTGAATGGAGAACTGGCTGTTTCATCCGGGGATATTACTATCCGTCCGATGGATATCCGTCCCTGTCTGAACTATATCGGTCGTAGTCAGTTTGTATCCGATCCGATGTTTAAAGGAAGTATCGATGATTTCAGAGTTTATAATTATGAGTTATCAGCAGAGGATATAAAGAAAGTAGCCCAGGGGGAATCGGTAGGTATCATTACTTTGCAGATTTCCGATGATGAATTGTTTATCGGCCCTTTGCCTGCCGATCAGAAACTACAGGTTACTTATACACCTGCCCAGCCATCGGGTAGAGTATCTCTCAGTATTTATAATATGCAGGGAGTTCCGGTACTTTCTCATGAGGCGGCTGGTTCCGGTGTTACTACGTTGGATGTATCCGGACTCCCTACCGGTCTATATCTGTTGAGGCTTGTTGATAACAACCGGTCAGTTACACGTAAGTTTGCAGTGAGGCATTAA
- a CDS encoding hybrid sensor histidine kinase/response regulator transcription factor, with translation MKYLSFFILLFIGELSVSAQHMFSRQFPFFNQLSSNEIFSIHQDREGYFWIGTTNGLARYDGYQLNTFRTDYKNQNLLTDNGITAINDNDLYVWIGTWKGLNLYNKQTCRITPFSDARLLDKVVDAITVDKDGNVWVSAGGVIYRCDSTAHIIKEYEVGNIQEGYAISNIYADQQKQLWAVGSRGIFRYEPETDSFFRYPPLGNGHTAYIMHQDSSGNYWIGTWGEGLWQFFPNAQKGGHYKKHNIAASNNKETGVESILFSIEQDDTFGYLWLLSYAGLHAFKYTDAGILEKVDINHLVDTHMMYTRICKDREGNLWLPSYDMAYTIFFDNSNIDNYLLPQLKEEMGWDANVLNLCQGSDSTMWFRQDRYELCMYDFSRDMFAGTGIGEVNAIIRSLHKPGVWVNLSQTPHVMRLTQRNMKVRVEEDINIGGVTGLVEDKDGNLWISKWTDINVKRPDKDDLVVSGSDVPVMTSLFNDVKGEILGLSHESKIYRLSCADGRITCELKDSISSLLEKEEVNSVCIDRKGRLWLNTTLGRILRSDETMHKFENVSLDNEIDDCTVLGLLSDKNSVWIITNKKVLQYNIDSQTFQHYSTVDDNIMVDVFRYKAISLDGWGGLYVGGHRGFIHIRPGNASAVNRVPTSLHITDVKVEDKSIFFGNAEASGENTIHKIFLGPDDRNIEIFFSSLLYSLNAGCRIAYQLEGVDHYWIYSDTNRNSAFYNHLPKGTYKLRLKLEYERGKWTEGEVLLTIVKEPAFYETWFAYLVYVILIGLCFYVVIRLYMRRIKLKSEVRLQEELTRTKLTYFTNVSHELLTPLTVISCISDYLDQKVPAVRQQSVMLKANAEKLKRLIQQVLDFRKMDVGKLKLNVSEGDIREFVLNICQVNFQPLALKKNITLDTRFEAEEAHGYVDFDKLDKILHNLLSNAMKYTPENRRITVDVRVVNEAEHRILVLKVEDEGIGISEKELEQIFIRFYNSKKNRGIESNGIGLSLTKDLITLHHGLITVESVLGQGSCFTVKLPVDKESYSPDELLDETMVLQTGTDDVPMEDYASSDEVDKPAILLIDDNTELLFVMKEMFRERYTVLTAADGQQAWDKLKNNEVDVVICDVMLPDANGWELCARMKGDLRFNHIPVIILTAKNGIEDRVASYEAGADGYIAKPFELKILFARVDNLIRSSKMRQAAFRKEENLNLESLAYPSADKQFLQSIISSIEQHLEESEFDLEQLAAEKNMSKSTLYRKIKSMTGMTPLDFIRNIKMKRACMMLFSRSHTISEVAYAVGFNSPKYFTRCFKDEFGVTPSEYLQKNTP, from the coding sequence ATGAAGTACCTGTCCTTTTTTATACTTCTGTTTATTGGAGAACTGTCCGTAAGCGCACAGCACATGTTCTCCAGACAATTTCCATTCTTCAACCAACTCTCTTCCAATGAGATTTTCAGTATTCATCAGGATAGGGAAGGATACTTCTGGATAGGTACCACGAATGGCCTGGCACGTTATGACGGCTATCAGTTAAATACATTCCGTACAGACTATAAAAATCAGAATCTGCTGACTGACAATGGAATTACTGCTATTAATGACAATGATCTGTATGTATGGATCGGTACGTGGAAAGGGCTGAACCTGTATAATAAGCAGACCTGTCGGATTACTCCTTTCTCAGATGCACGGCTTCTGGATAAGGTGGTGGATGCCATAACAGTGGACAAGGATGGGAATGTTTGGGTAAGCGCCGGTGGAGTGATATACCGATGCGATTCTACCGCGCATATTATAAAGGAGTATGAAGTTGGAAATATTCAGGAGGGATATGCTATCAGCAATATCTACGCAGACCAGCAAAAGCAACTTTGGGCAGTGGGATCACGGGGTATATTCAGATATGAGCCCGAAACCGATTCTTTTTTCCGTTATCCGCCACTGGGTAACGGACATACCGCATATATTATGCATCAGGATAGTTCCGGTAACTACTGGATCGGCACATGGGGGGAAGGTTTGTGGCAATTCTTTCCCAATGCACAGAAAGGAGGACACTATAAGAAACATAATATAGCTGCTTCGAACAATAAAGAAACCGGCGTTGAATCCATTCTTTTCAGTATAGAGCAGGATGATACGTTTGGCTATCTCTGGTTGCTTTCGTACGCTGGGCTCCATGCGTTTAAATACACAGATGCGGGAATACTGGAAAAGGTGGATATAAATCATCTGGTTGATACGCACATGATGTATACCCGGATATGCAAGGACAGGGAGGGCAATCTGTGGTTGCCTTCGTATGATATGGCGTACACTATCTTTTTTGATAATTCGAACATTGACAATTATCTTCTTCCGCAATTGAAGGAAGAGATGGGATGGGATGCCAATGTCTTGAACCTTTGCCAGGGAAGTGACAGCACCATGTGGTTCAGGCAGGATAGGTACGAATTGTGTATGTACGATTTCTCACGGGATATGTTTGCCGGTACAGGCATAGGTGAGGTTAATGCCATTATCAGATCTCTTCATAAACCCGGTGTCTGGGTCAACCTGAGTCAGACTCCGCACGTGATGAGGCTGACGCAACGGAACATGAAGGTGAGGGTAGAAGAAGACATTAATATAGGCGGAGTTACAGGATTGGTTGAGGATAAGGATGGTAATCTGTGGATATCCAAGTGGACGGATATAAATGTGAAACGTCCTGATAAAGATGACTTGGTAGTCTCGGGTAGTGACGTTCCGGTAATGACTTCCCTGTTCAATGATGTAAAGGGAGAAATTTTAGGGTTGTCTCACGAGAGCAAAATCTATCGGCTGAGTTGTGCCGACGGGCGGATTACCTGTGAACTGAAAGACAGTATTTCTTCTCTTTTGGAAAAGGAAGAAGTGAACAGTGTCTGCATTGACCGGAAAGGACGGCTGTGGCTGAACACTACTTTGGGAAGAATACTGCGGTCTGACGAAACGATGCATAAGTTTGAAAATGTATCACTGGATAATGAGATAGATGACTGTACTGTATTAGGATTACTTTCCGATAAGAACAGTGTGTGGATTATCACCAATAAGAAAGTACTTCAATATAATATTGATTCGCAGACTTTTCAGCACTATTCTACTGTTGATGATAACATTATGGTAGATGTTTTCAGGTATAAGGCTATCAGCCTGGACGGTTGGGGCGGACTCTATGTAGGCGGACATCGCGGATTCATACATATTCGTCCCGGTAATGCATCGGCGGTGAACAGGGTTCCTACGAGCTTGCATATCACAGATGTCAAAGTTGAAGACAAAAGTATCTTCTTCGGCAATGCGGAAGCCTCGGGAGAGAATACGATACATAAGATTTTCCTTGGTCCGGATGACCGGAATATTGAGATTTTCTTTTCTTCGCTTTTGTATTCGCTGAATGCGGGATGTCGCATAGCGTATCAGTTGGAGGGGGTGGATCATTATTGGATCTATTCGGATACCAACAGAAATTCCGCCTTCTATAACCACCTGCCGAAGGGAACGTATAAACTCCGTTTGAAGTTGGAATATGAGCGGGGCAAGTGGACTGAAGGCGAAGTATTGCTGACCATTGTGAAAGAGCCTGCCTTCTATGAAACCTGGTTTGCATATCTTGTTTATGTCATTCTCATCGGATTGTGCTTCTATGTGGTAATCCGGCTTTATATGCGTCGCATTAAACTGAAGAGTGAAGTGAGATTGCAGGAAGAACTGACGCGTACCAAGCTGACTTACTTCACCAATGTTTCCCATGAGTTGCTGACACCGCTTACCGTCATATCCTGCATATCGGATTATCTGGATCAGAAGGTTCCTGCCGTGCGACAGCAGTCCGTCATGCTCAAGGCTAATGCGGAGAAGTTGAAGCGACTGATACAGCAAGTGCTTGATTTCCGCAAGATGGATGTGGGGAAACTGAAACTGAACGTTTCGGAAGGAGATATCCGTGAGTTTGTCCTGAACATCTGCCAGGTAAACTTCCAACCGCTTGCATTGAAGAAGAACATCACGCTGGATACTCGTTTTGAAGCGGAGGAAGCACATGGTTATGTGGATTTTGATAAGCTGGATAAGATATTGCATAATTTGCTGTCCAATGCCATGAAGTATACTCCTGAGAACAGGCGTATCACTGTTGATGTACGAGTAGTGAATGAAGCGGAACATCGGATATTGGTGTTGAAAGTGGAAGATGAGGGCATTGGTATTTCTGAGAAAGAACTGGAACAGATATTCATCCGTTTCTATAACAGTAAGAAGAACCGGGGAATCGAGTCGAACGGAATCGGTCTCTCGCTAACGAAAGATTTGATAACCTTGCATCATGGCCTTATCACCGTGGAAAGCGTTTTAGGACAAGGCTCTTGTTTCACTGTAAAGCTGCCTGTTGACAAAGAAAGTTACTCTCCGGATGAATTGCTTGATGAGACAATGGTGTTGCAGACCGGTACGGATGATGTGCCCATGGAAGATTATGCCTCGTCTGATGAGGTGGATAAACCGGCTATATTGTTGATTGACGACAATACGGAATTGCTGTTCGTTATGAAAGAGATGTTCAGGGAACGATATACTGTACTGACAGCCGCAGACGGGCAACAAGCCTGGGATAAGTTGAAGAATAATGAGGTGGATGTCGTCATTTGTGATGTCATGTTGCCCGATGCCAATGGTTGGGAACTTTGTGCACGTATGAAGGGTGATTTGCGTTTCAACCATATACCTGTCATCATACTTACGGCTAAGAATGGTATTGAGGACCGTGTTGCCAGCTATGAAGCGGGCGCCGACGGATATATAGCCAAGCCTTTTGAGTTGAAGATACTTTTTGCCCGGGTGGATAACCTTATCCGATCTTCGAAGATGCGTCAGGCGGCTTTCCGTAAGGAAGAGAACCTGAATCTGGAAAGTCTGGCCTATCCCTCGGCGGATAAGCAGTTCCTGCAATCCATCATCAGTAGCATCGAACAACACCTGGAAGAGTCTGAATTCGATCTGGAACAGTTGGCTGCGGAGAAGAATATGTCTAAGTCTACCCTTTACCGTAAGATAAAATCGATGACGGGAATGACTCCTTTGGACTTTATACGGAATATTAAGATGAAGCGTGCCTGCATGATGTTGTTCAGCCGCTCGCATACTATATCCGAGGTGGCGTATGCTGTAGGATTCAACAGCCCCAAATACTTCACCCGGTGCTTCAAGGATGAATTCGGTGTGACGCCGAGTGAATATCTTCAGAAAAACACCCCTTAA